A part of Haliotis asinina isolate JCU_RB_2024 chromosome 10, JCU_Hal_asi_v2, whole genome shotgun sequence genomic DNA contains:
- the LOC137298371 gene encoding toll-like receptor 4 has translation MGLLSLYFVLMWWTAFTTNGMSRAEQVTLDCSPCICQNISAGVKATCANVSLDPTLTNIPNTTTRLILISNNLSVLTEGMFSRFAQLQVLTISLNKLENVSSNAFLGLGNLFELNLTQNDIKSIAPDTFAPLSNLKVLDISNNTDIGLDGIGNITSGLRNLPLRKLFMNCVVKKYAVCIIMKNTFIQNLKDTCLEEFHADHNSIQTFGSEALGYFPKSLRKVSLRDNKLTFGRYLLDIKSLTGLEEVDLSGLNHAHELPSTHDHEWLTTTFEDCGSDNVCDFNPIIAASNYADILSHHSLSMGEWKTINNIPVPPKLTKFVYAYSQLAYHIGNITFSHNVLAHVDFSSNILSTWSGPVIGLENITFLDLSNNVAKVISPAFFHTFPNLRTLNVSYNFLGNVLYKDNNGTVFQNQMRLEKLDLTSNFISHLEKNVFKNLVSIQVLDLKSNIIHPDLEIELEHMSKLQSLVLRLNQIRWLGLSIRKSLDKIARSTQRLEVDLSQNPLSCTCYNLAFLNWIRTAEVINFGNLSNYYCLFSSGEKHTFEDLESIYGDLERSCHNHYGIYLGVVSLFMLLVPMIVCGVGYRYRWKLRYWYYAARLRYSNTTDSGNDPLFDFDAFVSFDDEDRDFVVNDLIQKLEVEAGLRLNIHQRNFTPGRQIAANILEAVKRSKRTLLVLSRESLKSYWCIYELQMANMESITTGRDVLLIIMYEQIPIKDIPAEILYHIQTDSYIEYPRDGHTDIFWRTLIESLNK, from the coding sequence ATGGGACTCTTGTCATTATACTTCGTCCTGATGTGGTGGACTGCGTTCACCACTAACGGGATGTCACGTGCTGAGCAAGTCACACTCGACTGCAGTCCTTGCATATGCCAGAATATCAGTGCTGGGGTGAAGGCTACTTGTGCCAACGTGTCGTTGGATCCCACACTTACGAATATTCCTAACACAACTACCCGTCTCATCCTTATCAGCAACAATTTAAGCGTGCTCACAGAGGGAATGTTCTCCCGCTTTGCACAGTTACAGGTGCTCACAATTTCCTTAAACAAACTGGAAAATGTATCGTCCAATGCATTCCTTGGTCTCGGGAATTTATTTGAATTAAACCTGACACAGAACGATATCAAAAGCATTGCACCAGACACATTTGCACCTTTGAGTAATCTCAAGGTCCTAGACATTTCAAACAACACAGACATTGGACTAGACGGTATTGGAAACATCACTTCAGGTCTCCGGAATCTGCCTTTAAGGAAACTATTCATGAATTGCGTTGTCAAAAAATATGCAGTGTGCAtaatcatgaaaaatacatttatacaaAATCTGAAAGATACGTGTCTGGAAGAATTCCACGCTGACCACAACTCCATCCAAACATTTGGGAGCGAGGCCTTGGGGTATTTTCCGAAATCTCTTCGAAAAGTATCCCTACGGGATAACAAACTTACCTTTGGAAGGTATTTGTTAGATATTAAAAGTCTGACAGGGCTAGAGGAAGTTGACTTAAGTGGGTTAAACCATGCTCACGAATTACCATCTACACATGATCACGAATGGTTGACAACTACATTTGAAGACTGTGGctctgacaatgtttgtgacttCAACCCAATCATTGCTGCGTCTAACTATGCCGACATATTATCTCACCACTCTTTGTCCATGGGTGAGTGGAAAACTATCAATAACATTCCTGTTCCTCCAAAACTAACGAAATTTGTTTATGCTTATTCTCAGTTGGCCTACCACATTGGTaatatcacattttcccataacGTATTGGCACACGTAGATTTTTCCAGCAACATCTTATCAACTTGGTCTGGTCCTGTTATTGGGCTAGAGAATATCACATTCTTGGATCTTAGTAACAATGTGGCAAAAGTAATATCTCCAGCATTCTTTCATACATTCCCCAATCTTCGGACTCTCAATGTTTCCTATAACTTCTTGGGCAACGTGCTTTACAAAGACAATAACGGCACTGTTTTCCAGAACCAAATGAGACTGGAAAAATTGGACCTCACATCAAATTTTATTTCACATCTCgagaaaaatgtatttaaaaatcTCGTATCAATCCAAGTGCTAGACTTAAAAAGTAATATCATACATCCGGATCTCGAAATAGAACTCGAACACATGAGCAAACTTCAGAGTCTTGTACtcagattaaatcaaatacgaTGGCTTGGCCTGTCAATAAGAAAATCTCTGGACAAGATAGCTCGAAGTACACAGAGATTAGAGGTAGATTTGTCCCAGAATCCATTATCATGTACATGCTACAACCTTGCCTTTCTCAACTGGATCCGAACAGCAGAGGTTATCAACTTTGGTAACCTGAGTAATTATTATTGCCTCTTCAGTAGTGGAGAAAAGCATACTTTTGAAGACTTGGAGTCCATCTACGGCGATTTAGAAAGGTCATGTCATAATCATTATGGTATTTACCTTGGTGTTGTGTCGTTGTTTATGCTGCTTGTGCCCATGATTGTATGCGGTGTTGGATATCGTTACCGATGGAAGCTGCGATACTGGTATTATGCTGCAAGACTGCGCTACAGCAACACAACTGATTCGGGAAACGATCCATTATTTGATTTTGATGCATTTGTGTCCTTCGATGATGAAGATCGCGATTTTGTGGTGAATGATCTCATTCAAAAGCTGGAAGTAGAGGCAGGCTTAAGGCTGAACATACACCAGAGAAACTTCACGCCGGGGCGTCAGATTGCTGCCAACATCCTTGAAGCCGTGAAAAGAAGCAAAAGAACATTGCTTGTGTTATCTCGGGAATCTTTGAAAAGCTACTGGTGTATCTATGAACTTCAAATGGCCAACATGGAAAGTATTACCACCGGTCGTGATGTGCTGTTGATCATCATGTATGAACAAATACCAATAAAAGACATTCCTGCTGAAATCTTGTATCACATCCAGACTGACTCCTACATCGAGTACCCTCGTGATGGGCACACAGACATCTTCTGGCGAACTCTAATTGAATCACTGAATAAGTAA